One part of the Saprospiraceae bacterium genome encodes these proteins:
- a CDS encoding T9SS type A sorting domain-containing protein: MIKNRTYTILVFLLFAFTLKAQEVQGPYLVFKLLKNTSLNLTFANNYQTNKLIIDSTENGELVLFGTKYDPKVDYIPSPGFVGNDTATYEYKDFKGKIKYISFVFEASNSYVGLVADVYSVNKNSDFQNFYPLLNDSSSIGSYTYLKINAVTAANNLQVTSPNDTTLRFKPSPNFTGLAYISYKVCDTFNTCEDGNVVVNVVDTLNLVSDSVYIGTPKAVSLSIALPLTGYSTSINPKKGTLEYNTDYSVLYKPVSTFTGFDTFAVVRNSIFKYVFVEVYNVKEPSKITVDDIVFTPKDSVVEFNVGDNDIVQKYSFLLDQNPSRGTLLKINNAGDFKYIPEAGYEGVQSFTYKVCPQGLCEYGEVKIFIGNWQPDVRDRYKFSTPKNVPLVFSYHIPIDAYNFSSTEDSVKFYPGYDTIIVKDSRNCPSTIVGYNQLVYYPPLNFAGVKSFTVTYCIPSTGQCIDAQCDVTIYDESKNCNKQCVGDCVWPGDVNLDGEVTMQDLLQIGYNLGSKGDARMYQSSGIFRSLKATDWNGSLPGSLTNLKHADADGNGKVDCADTSYISNFYRKQHSLVPKQVYDRGDFPFLLNILTPNADSGDVALIEIQLGDAANPAINLSGYAYELDYNTDVVDEQSLGINFYEQGWVTRNSALMHMYQKPWDGRIESGFIRSNGKKVSGKGGTEVLSFIVEDDLGGFRKGDQYLKVPFYFQNILVLDENGKYVQLPDQVAYINIRKKSTDPAVFDPSSLLVYPNPTSDLLNIHLNGRSQLLSIRLFTLDGSLVKEIESSDQKHEILNLQNLVNGLYLLRAETSLGPITKKVEILR, translated from the coding sequence ATGATTAAAAACAGGACTTACACAATTCTGGTTTTTCTGCTTTTTGCTTTTACCCTAAAAGCACAAGAAGTTCAAGGTCCTTATCTTGTCTTTAAGTTACTAAAAAATACTTCCTTAAATTTAACATTTGCCAATAATTATCAGACTAATAAGCTGATTATTGATAGCACAGAAAACGGTGAGTTAGTACTTTTTGGAACAAAATATGATCCTAAGGTAGATTATATACCAAGTCCGGGTTTTGTAGGCAATGATACAGCTACTTATGAATATAAGGATTTTAAAGGAAAAATCAAGTATATCAGTTTTGTTTTTGAAGCATCTAATTCCTATGTTGGTTTAGTTGCAGATGTTTATTCTGTTAATAAAAATTCAGATTTTCAGAATTTTTATCCTTTATTGAATGATAGTTCTTCCATTGGATCTTATACTTATTTGAAAATTAATGCGGTAACTGCAGCTAATAATTTGCAAGTTACCAGTCCAAACGATACGACGCTCCGATTTAAACCATCCCCTAATTTTACAGGATTAGCATACATTAGCTATAAGGTTTGTGATACTTTTAATACGTGTGAAGACGGCAATGTTGTTGTTAATGTTGTAGATACCTTAAATTTAGTAAGTGATAGCGTATATATCGGGACGCCTAAGGCTGTTTCTTTATCTATTGCTTTACCGCTGACTGGATATTCGACATCGATTAACCCCAAAAAAGGTACTTTAGAATATAATACGGATTATTCTGTATTGTACAAACCAGTTTCCACATTTACCGGTTTTGATACTTTTGCAGTTGTTCGAAACAGTATTTTCAAGTATGTATTTGTTGAAGTTTATAATGTAAAAGAACCTAGTAAAATTACTGTTGATGATATTGTCTTTACACCTAAAGATTCTGTAGTAGAATTTAATGTTGGAGATAATGATATAGTCCAAAAGTATTCCTTCCTTCTAGATCAAAATCCAAGTAGAGGAACACTTTTAAAAATTAATAATGCTGGGGATTTCAAATATATTCCAGAAGCTGGGTATGAAGGCGTGCAAAGCTTTACCTATAAGGTATGTCCACAAGGATTATGCGAATATGGTGAAGTTAAAATATTCATAGGAAATTGGCAGCCAGATGTAAGAGATCGATATAAGTTTTCAACACCAAAGAATGTTCCTCTAGTATTTAGTTATCATATTCCAATAGATGCTTATAATTTTAGTTCTACTGAAGATAGTGTAAAGTTCTATCCTGGATATGATACTATTATTGTTAAAGATTCAAGAAATTGTCCATCAACTATAGTAGGTTATAATCAATTAGTATATTATCCGCCCTTAAATTTTGCAGGGGTTAAAAGTTTTACAGTCACCTATTGTATCCCATCTACTGGTCAATGTATAGACGCACAATGTGATGTTACTATTTATGACGAAAGTAAAAATTGTAATAAACAATGTGTTGGTGATTGTGTCTGGCCTGGAGATGTAAATTTGGATGGAGAAGTTACTATGCAAGATTTACTTCAAATTGGCTACAATTTAGGCTCTAAAGGGGATGCTAGAATGTATCAGTCAAGTGGAATCTTCAGATCATTAAAAGCAACTGATTGGAATGGATCATTACCTGGAAGCTTAACTAATTTAAAGCATGCAGACGCAGATGGTAATGGTAAGGTTGATTGCGCTGATACCAGTTATATTAGTAATTTCTATAGAAAACAACACTCTTTAGTACCAAAACAAGTGTACGATCGAGGCGATTTTCCTTTTTTATTAAATATATTAACACCTAATGCTGATTCAGGAGATGTAGCTTTAATTGAAATTCAGTTAGGAGATGCAGCAAATCCTGCAATTAACCTTTCTGGTTATGCTTACGAACTGGACTATAACACGGATGTAGTCGACGAACAAAGTTTAGGTATTAATTTTTACGAGCAAGGTTGGGTTACACGAAATTCAGCTTTGATGCACATGTATCAAAAGCCTTGGGATGGACGCATTGAATCCGGATTTATTCGCTCTAATGGAAAAAAAGTAAGCGGAAAAGGTGGTACAGAAGTTTTGTCCTTTATCGTTGAAGATGACCTAGGAGGCTTTAGAAAAGGGGATCAGTATCTTAAAGTTCCATTTTATTTTCAAAATATATTGGTACTGGATGAAAATGGAAAATATGTTCAGTTGCCAGATCAAGTAGCCTATATCAATATACGTAAAAAATCAACAGATCCTGCAGTTTTCGATCCGAGTTCATTATTGGTTTATCCGAATCCAACCAGTGATTTGTTAAATATTCATTTAAATGGTAGGAGCCAACTACTTTCAATTCGTTTATTTACACTTGACGGCTCTTTGGTAAAAGAAATTGAGAGTTCTGATCAAAAACATGAAATATTAAATTTACAAAATCTGGTAAATGGTTTATATTTGCTTCGTGCAGAAACAAGTTTAGGTCCAATCACTAAAAAAGTAGAAATTTTAAGATAA
- a CDS encoding response regulator transcription factor gives MIKTLIIDDEPLAVEILETYVKQISGLELIGTCHNAMDANAILNTQEVDLILIDIQMPQMSGIELIKSLRHPPKVIFTTAYPEFAIQGFELDAIDYLLKPIDFNRFLKAVNKVFQGAFNTDKSKETFNSTQDFIFVKADKKLIKLNYEDILFIEGLKDYVIIYTDQTRIVTLQTMKSLEDKLPEHFFVRVHRSYIVNVHKINSIHSDDIEIILKNQSKLIPIGNNYSENINKIISAKRI, from the coding sequence ATGATCAAGACTTTAATTATTGATGATGAACCCTTAGCCGTAGAAATTTTAGAAACTTATGTAAAGCAAATTAGCGGTTTAGAGTTAATTGGAACGTGCCACAATGCAATGGACGCAAACGCAATATTAAATACGCAAGAAGTTGATTTAATATTAATAGATATTCAAATGCCCCAAATGTCAGGAATTGAGCTAATCAAGAGTCTACGGCATCCACCAAAAGTAATTTTTACAACAGCCTATCCAGAATTTGCAATTCAAGGTTTCGAATTAGATGCTATTGATTATCTCTTAAAACCAATTGACTTCAATCGCTTCTTAAAAGCTGTAAATAAAGTATTCCAAGGAGCATTCAATACAGATAAATCAAAAGAGACTTTTAATTCAACACAGGATTTTATATTTGTAAAGGCTGACAAAAAATTAATTAAATTAAATTACGAAGATATTTTATTCATTGAGGGTTTAAAAGACTATGTAATCATATATACAGATCAAACCAGGATTGTTACACTTCAGACTATGAAATCGCTTGAGGACAAATTACCGGAGCACTTTTTCGTGCGGGTACACCGGTCCTATATAGTCAATGTGCATAAAATTAATTCAATTCATTCGGATGATATAGAAATCATTTTGAAAAATCAAAGTAAACTAATACCAATTGGAAATAACTATTCTGAAAATATTAATAAGATAATAAGTGCAAAACGTATTTAG